The DNA sequence GTGCAGTACAGGGGCATGAGCTCGCCGGTTCGACCCGAAACGGCGACCACTTGATCCGTCGCGGCCTGATGATCGATGAACAGCGCTTGCTTGCCTTCTCGCACCGCGAGGTGCGCCGTCTCGCCGGTCTTGGCGGCCAGCGTCTTGAGGTGGTCATGGCAGAAGGTGACGAGTGTGCTCAGGCCGTATTTGCGCGAGAGGCGCCAGACCGACGGTCCGAGGATGTACTCTTTTCGGCCGTTCGGATGCGTGAGGAATCCGCGCTGCTTCAGCGTATTGGCCAAGCGGAAGACGCTGCTTCGATCGATACCGAGGCGATCCGTCAGGACCCGAAGCGGGACCGGCTCGGAGGACTCGGCCACGGCTTCGAGAATCGACAGACCTCGTCCCAAGCTCTGGATGGAGGGTGTTTCGAGGGCTGC is a window from the Luteitalea sp. genome containing:
- a CDS encoding helix-turn-helix domain-containing protein, producing MQKKAALETPSIQSLGRGLSILEAVAESSEPVPLRVLTDRLGIDRSSVFRLANTLKQRGFLTHPNGRKEYILGPSVWRLSRKYGLSTLVTFCHDHLKTLAAKTGETAHLAVREGKQALFIDHQAATDQVVAVSGRTGELMPLYCTAHGKALIADLGAADLRAILGDQPLQAYTKRTIVSIDRLAEACAAISTRGFATDDGEFLEEVRCVAAPIRDRDGTVVASIGISAPLTRFSKKRCLSAAQQACAVARDISTALTT